The Candidatus Eisenbacteria bacterium genome window below encodes:
- a CDS encoding HU family DNA-binding protein, whose amino-acid sequence MNKTELIATIAKKTSLSAREARNIIDTLFSPGKEGLIASALISGKKVQITGFGTFETRKRKAREGRNPQTGERIKIAASRFPAFHAGKALKDRVRK is encoded by the coding sequence ATGAATAAGACGGAACTCATCGCCACCATCGCCAAGAAAACTTCCCTCTCCGCACGTGAAGCGCGCAACATCATCGACACACTCTTCTCGCCGGGGAAGGAAGGCCTCATCGCGTCCGCGCTGATCTCGGGAAAGAAAGTTCAGATCACGGGATTCGGCACGTTCGAGACACGCAAACGGAAGGCGCGCGAAGGTCGCAATCCGCAGACAGGCGAACGGATCAAGATCGCGGCGTCCCGTTTCCCGGCGTTCCACGCCGGCAAGGCGCTCAAGGATCGCGTCCGCAAGTAG